A stretch of the Lineus longissimus chromosome 12, tnLinLong1.2, whole genome shotgun sequence genome encodes the following:
- the LOC135497333 gene encoding A disintegrin and metalloproteinase with thrombospondin motifs 18-like: MKSVIICLCALLAVVGSRYIDDERVFIRDLDQSGEADPPIVNLKIDQPGKERRLTLRRRDNFNKNVPVFITGEDGKPRKEPKSRSLGTAYHDAESGAAFLISSDLAENGVYRRSVRGLLNDRDHTIYLEPSQEITTDRKRDVDGGVPHLMVRKRNEKADFGIDALLVPGETTVSKRAKPPIVSKRASGKTAYGIELMFVCDYECYQNHNQNTDDIREHFSYVINGMDLRYANIEDSSFSMYLRLVALEISTSPDSWTYPIASNGYVQATLALTNFKNWRESVKSSFPDHDHAMLMTAYNIYGDNGSTSVLGVAYLTSICLGINAVSIVEEKLELPTVISVGAHELGHNIGSVHDADGNTCSSSDAYIMSPSTGSPTADDTYKNPYSFSPCTITNFKNAINALNSENQNCLLNSAAHGSDVIEVEAPGQKFDADYQCEQAHGAGYKYLRGTLGESKFCRLLHCWKSGVNGWTWQSGHASRGTSCGNKKWCVEGDCVNDSAAPAMDSDTCVYGDSLLLWNGSMTCAQLVGEDKAWYCGYSQVKEHCCKSCA; this comes from the exons ATGAAGTCCGTTATTATCTGCCTGTGCGCCCTGTTGGCGGTTGTCGGCAGCAGATATATAG ATGACGAGCGTGTGTTCATCAGAGATCTCGACCAAAGCGGGGAAGCTGATCCTCCGATCGTGAACTTGAAGATTGACCAACCAGGAAAGGAGAGAAGGTTGACCCTACGCCGCAGAGATAATTTCAACAAGAACGTCCCCGTGTTCATAACTGGTGAAGATGGAAAGCCAAGGAAGGAGCCGAAATCCCGTTCACTG GGTACAGCTTACCATGACGCGGAAAGCGGAGCGGCCTTTCTCATCTCAAGTGATCTCGCCGAAAATGGCGTCTACAGAAGGAGTGTG AGGGGTCTGCTTAATGATCGCGACCACACCATCTACCTCGAGCCCAGCCAGGAGATCACTACGGATAGGAAACGTGATGTGGACGGGGGTGTACCGCACTTGATGGTCAGAAAGAGGAATGAAAAAGCGGATTTTGGAATTG ATGCTCTCCTTGTCCCTGGCGAGACGACAGTGAGCAAGAGAGCTAAGCCGCCGATCGTGTCGAAAAGGGCCAGCGGCAAGACAGCTTACGGCATTGAATTGATGTTCGTCTGCGACTACGAGTGCTATCAGAA CCACAACCAGAATACAGACGACATTAGAGAGCACTTCAGCTACGTCATTAATGGA ATGGACCTCCGCTACGCAAACATTGAAGATTCTTCCTTCTCCATGTATCTTCGACTGGTTGCTTTGGAAATCAGCACG TCTCCCGACAGCTGGACGTACCCAATCGCCAGCAATGGATATGTGCAGGCTACCTTGGCACTGACCAATTTCAAGAACTGGCGAGAGTCGGTTAAGTCCTCTTTCCCCGACCATGACCATGCCATGCTCATGACCGC GTACAACATCTATGGGGACAACGGGAGTACAAGTGTCTTAG GTGTGGCGTACTTGACATCTATCTGCCTCGGAATAAATGCTGTATCAATCGTCGAGGAGAAGTTGGAACTTCCGACGGTCATCTCCGTTGGTGCTCATGAACTCGGTCACAA TATCGGTTCCGTACACGATGCTGATGGGAACACCTGTAGCTCGAGTGACGCTTACATCATGTCGCCTTCAACCGGCAGTCCAACAGCGGACGATACTTACAAGAACCCGTACAGTTTCTCTCCCTGCACTATCACTAACTTCAAGAACGCAATCAACGCCCTCAATAG CGAAAACCAAAACTGTCTGCTGAACTCGGCCGCCCACGGCTCTGACGTAATAGAGGTGGAGGCACCCGGCCAGAAGTTCGACGCTGACTACCAGTGCGAGCAAGCACACGGAGCTGGATATAAATACCTCAGG GGGACGTTGGGAGAGAGCAAGTTCTGCAGGCTGCTGCACTGTTGGAAGTCAGGAGTCAACGGCTGGACATGGCAAAGCGGCCATGCCAGTCGAGGAACAAGCTGTGGTAACAAGAAG TGGTGTGTCGAAGGAGACTGTGTCAATGACTCGGCAGCTCCTGCGATGGACTCAG atACTTGCGTGTATGGGGACTCGCTGCTCTTGTGGAATGGTAGCATGACCTGTGCACAGTTAGTTGGGGAAGACAAAGCGTGGTACTGCGGGTATAGTCAGGTTAAGGAGCACTGCTGCAAGTCGTGTGCTTAA